A portion of the Croceicoccus marinus genome contains these proteins:
- the tnpB gene encoding IS66 family insertion sequence element accessory protein TnpB (TnpB, as the term is used for proteins encoded by IS66 family insertion elements, is considered an accessory protein, since TnpC, encoded by a neighboring gene, is a DDE family transposase.) — protein sequence MIPPSARVWIALGHTDMRKGMQGLALLVQQGLKRNPHSGDLFVFRGRAGSLIKIIWHDGIGMSLYAKRLEKGRFVWPSAKDGTVSLTPSQLACLLEGIDWRNPQYTWRPQSAG from the coding sequence ATGATCCCTCCGAGCGCGCGGGTGTGGATCGCGCTGGGCCACACGGACATGCGGAAGGGCATGCAGGGCCTGGCCCTGCTGGTGCAGCAGGGTCTCAAGCGTAATCCTCATAGCGGCGATCTGTTCGTGTTTCGCGGCCGCGCGGGATCGCTGATCAAGATCATCTGGCACGACGGGATCGGCATGTCGCTCTATGCCAAGCGGCTCGAGAAGGGCCGGTTTGTATGGCCCTCGGCGAAGGACGGAACGGTATCCTTGACCCCGTCCCAGCTGGCCTGCCTGCTGGAGGGGATCGACTGGCGCAACCCGCAGTATACGTGGCGGCCGCAGAGCGCAGGATAA
- a CDS encoding sodium:calcium antiporter: MIAVWAAVLLAAVWAAHWGAERLSAPLKKLRKQWGFSVAAGGSFLGLAAASPEMGINVTSAARDVSDIGLGAMLGSTVLVIPVIVTTAYLATRKGALEGADKEHKKHRRDHYVAVDKGALTVQALPYLAILAVFALLTLPAPWRGLQPIDGWLLLIAYLAYLLQALVRGREKGEEVEWSLKEKWMAIAGVGALAVGAYFTVFSTERIVSALGIPNIVGGLFITAAVASLPEVFTTWSVARSGQVTSASTSVIGDHVVTMTLAFIPLTIIGTPIENFQLFWVSLAFVVLMAALYALFLSLGDEEKRGFGRWHIFAFWAANAAFIAVIFLWVKPLQVSGGAG; encoded by the coding sequence GTGATCGCGGTCTGGGCAGCGGTTCTCCTCGCCGCCGTCTGGGCCGCTCATTGGGGCGCGGAACGCCTGTCCGCACCGCTCAAGAAATTACGCAAGCAATGGGGGTTCTCCGTCGCGGCGGGGGGCTCCTTTTTAGGTCTAGCCGCCGCTTCGCCAGAGATGGGCATCAATGTGACGAGCGCTGCTCGTGATGTGTCCGATATCGGCCTTGGCGCCATGCTGGGTTCGACCGTTCTGGTGATTCCGGTGATCGTGACGACCGCTTATCTGGCGACCCGTAAAGGGGCCCTTGAAGGTGCTGACAAGGAGCACAAGAAGCATCGTCGTGATCATTACGTCGCGGTCGATAAGGGGGCTCTTACCGTCCAGGCGCTGCCTTACCTGGCGATCCTCGCGGTCTTCGCTCTACTGACGCTTCCCGCCCCTTGGCGCGGGTTGCAGCCGATCGATGGATGGCTGCTGCTGATCGCGTATCTCGCCTATCTCCTTCAGGCTCTCGTTCGGGGCCGAGAGAAGGGAGAGGAGGTAGAGTGGAGTCTAAAGGAGAAATGGATGGCCATAGCGGGCGTCGGCGCCCTGGCGGTCGGGGCCTACTTCACCGTATTCTCGACCGAAAGGATCGTGAGCGCACTCGGCATCCCGAATATCGTCGGCGGTCTTTTCATCACTGCCGCCGTCGCATCGCTGCCCGAGGTGTTCACGACCTGGAGCGTCGCGCGCTCCGGTCAGGTGACCTCCGCCAGCACAAGCGTGATCGGCGACCATGTCGTGACCATGACGCTCGCCTTCATCCCGCTCACCATCATCGGAACGCCGATCGAGAATTTTCAACTCTTCTGGGTCAGTCTCGCGTTCGTCGTGCTGATGGCCGCGCTATACGCTCTCTTTCTTTCGTTGGGAGACGAAGAGAAAAGAGGCTTTGGTCGATGGCACATCTTCGCGTTCTGGGCAGCCAATGCGGCTTTTATTGCCGTAATATTCCTGTGGGTGAAGCCTTTGCAAGTCTCCGGAGGAGCCGGATGA
- a CDS encoding TonB-dependent receptor family protein, whose amino-acid sequence MRAEQIADERRENPVDSIIVVGGRIDPYRIAGSADLIDSEDLRRFDYGDVNRVLRQVPGINTQEEDGFGLFPNIGLRGSPVERSSNITLMEDGVLIAPAPYAAPAAYYFPAIGRMQAVEVTKGAAAIRYGPRTIGGAVNLRSTDIPADGLAGYAFGQYGSRDYYQGQAWVGGDTDYVGALLETYQQGSDGFKTIDGLPDADTGFERQDYRGRLAVHTAPDAPVEARLEFVYGRSDLEANETYLGLADTDFAAEPYRRYAASQRDAFSGEHDQYRVTGSLAFSDGTRITATLYRNDFARSWSKLQDIDFDGDGSFDSISSVFVNPEDNAGALSILRGADSFEGAVRIRNNNRVYRSEGAQISLERPFEMGGARHNLAVSVRYHEDEEDRLQNEEFYSQIGGDLVFERQTDLGQQANREAKAKAIAFYIEDRIEIGALTLTPGLRYEGIDLTRLDYAGSDPDRSNGPTRVRQTNIDQWLPGLGATYELGDAILLAGVSRGFSPPGPGNPDARAEESWNYEAGVRYRSDKVQVSAIGFYNDYSNLLGNCTQSVGCSVGDIGDQFNGGAVTVKGLELSAAVEPRLSNSVSFPLSLAYTFTDAEFDSSFDSEFFGDVNEGDDLPYIARHQLYVEAGVNMGRAAATVGANYVSELRDNPGSGAVAENERIDDRIVFDIAGSYALTDKFSLFARVDNVLDNQYAVSRRPFGLRPGVPRRIVGGARVSF is encoded by the coding sequence GTGCGCGCCGAACAGATTGCAGACGAGCGCCGGGAGAATCCGGTGGATTCGATCATCGTGGTCGGCGGCCGGATCGATCCCTACCGTATCGCGGGATCGGCCGATCTTATCGACAGCGAGGATCTGCGCCGGTTCGATTACGGGGATGTAAATCGCGTCCTGCGGCAGGTCCCCGGCATCAACACGCAGGAGGAAGACGGGTTCGGCTTGTTCCCGAATATCGGTCTGCGCGGCAGTCCGGTCGAACGTTCGAGCAACATCACGCTCATGGAAGACGGCGTGCTGATCGCGCCTGCTCCCTATGCCGCGCCGGCAGCGTATTATTTCCCGGCCATCGGGCGCATGCAGGCGGTCGAAGTCACGAAAGGGGCCGCCGCCATTCGCTATGGGCCCCGTACGATCGGCGGGGCGGTCAATCTTCGGTCGACCGACATTCCGGCCGACGGGCTGGCTGGCTACGCTTTCGGGCAATACGGGTCGCGCGACTATTATCAGGGACAGGCCTGGGTCGGTGGAGACACGGACTACGTCGGCGCGCTGCTTGAAACCTACCAGCAGGGCAGCGACGGCTTCAAGACGATTGATGGGCTTCCCGACGCCGACACCGGTTTCGAGCGACAGGATTACCGTGGACGCTTGGCTGTTCACACAGCACCGGACGCGCCTGTCGAGGCGCGACTGGAATTCGTCTATGGCCGATCGGACCTTGAAGCCAACGAGACGTACCTTGGACTTGCCGACACCGATTTCGCCGCGGAGCCCTATCGTCGCTATGCGGCAAGCCAGCGCGACGCTTTTTCCGGTGAGCACGATCAATATCGCGTTACCGGCAGCTTGGCATTTTCTGACGGAACGAGGATCACAGCTACGCTGTACCGGAACGACTTTGCCCGCAGCTGGTCCAAGCTCCAGGATATCGACTTCGACGGCGATGGCAGCTTCGATTCAATTAGCTCGGTTTTCGTTAATCCAGAGGACAATGCCGGGGCGCTTAGCATCTTGCGCGGGGCGGATAGCTTCGAGGGCGCGGTTCGCATACGGAACAACAACCGCGTCTATCGCAGCGAAGGCGCTCAGATTTCGCTTGAGCGCCCCTTCGAGATGGGCGGCGCGAGGCACAACCTTGCCGTATCTGTCCGCTACCACGAGGATGAGGAAGACAGGCTGCAAAACGAGGAATTCTACTCACAGATCGGGGGTGATCTCGTCTTCGAACGGCAGACCGATCTTGGTCAGCAAGCCAACCGGGAAGCGAAAGCAAAGGCGATCGCGTTCTATATCGAGGACCGGATCGAGATCGGTGCCCTGACACTGACTCCCGGCTTGAGGTATGAAGGGATTGACCTGACCCGGCTCGACTATGCCGGGTCGGACCCGGATCGCTCAAATGGGCCGACACGTGTCCGTCAGACCAATATCGATCAGTGGTTGCCAGGTCTTGGCGCCACCTACGAGTTGGGTGATGCCATATTGCTGGCAGGTGTGTCGCGCGGTTTCTCACCTCCCGGTCCAGGCAATCCTGATGCACGGGCCGAGGAAAGCTGGAACTACGAAGCCGGGGTCCGCTATCGGAGCGACAAGGTCCAGGTCTCCGCGATCGGCTTCTACAACGACTACTCGAACCTTCTGGGCAACTGCACTCAATCCGTGGGCTGCAGCGTCGGTGATATTGGCGATCAGTTCAATGGCGGCGCGGTTACGGTCAAAGGGCTGGAACTGTCGGCGGCGGTTGAACCTCGCCTTTCCAATTCGGTCTCGTTCCCGCTCTCGCTTGCCTACACGTTCACGGATGCAGAATTCGACAGCAGCTTCGACAGCGAATTTTTTGGCGACGTAAACGAAGGCGATGACCTGCCGTACATCGCGCGCCATCAGCTCTATGTCGAAGCGGGGGTAAACATGGGACGTGCGGCGGCTACCGTTGGCGCCAACTACGTTTCCGAGTTGCGCGACAATCCAGGAAGCGGAGCCGTTGCTGAAAACGAGAGGATCGATGATCGCATCGTCTTCGATATTGCGGGAAGTTACGCGCTGACTGACAAATTCTCCCTGTTTGCGCGCGTCGACAATGTTCTCGACAATCAATACGCCGTGAGCAGGCGCCCGTTCGGTCTGCGACCAGGGGTTCCGCGGCGCATTGTGGGTGGTGCTCGGGTCAGTTTTTAA
- a CDS encoding recombinase family protein, with the protein MTGTDLIPAQLLKRKAVVYVRQSTQSQVMTNLESQRRQYDLVDSARQHGFTDIEVIDDDLGRSASGTVARPGFDRLVASLCAGKVGAVLCLDASRLARNGRDWHHLLELCGLVEARVIDHDGVYNPCQPNDRLLLGMKGSISEFELGVLRTRMLDAARSKARRGELRLSVPFGYIWHREAGLGLDPDLRLQEVIRLIFARFRELGSARQVLLSMKADGIHFPRPSDEGRMTSFTWLPIRYRNVIAVLKNPFYAGVYVYGKSEKRTTIVDGRARRSYGHGKPVGTWEVFIKEHHEGYVSWEEYERNQKQLALNNYGRAGGVKSGRGGKALLSGIMTCGRCGRRLSVAYTGNPQSRPVYRCDKPNLMMGLPRCMTFGGLRVDAAVARELLRAVEPLAIEAAFEAERMNRERQEEQRQILDLELQQARYEASLAERRYAACDPDNRLIAAQLEKNWEIALRRVRDLKARQPAEGPSTIEADPNAFANLAENLSAAWNAPDVTMRARQQMLRTMIADIVVDVDDAVRDVVLTIHWRGGQHSELRVRKPKAGEHGCATAEDALEVMRSMAGRWSDEHIAATLNRMGLPTGQGKTWTAHRVYSVRRVRGIDAYRSAVKDGEWLTMTEAAKALGTSSHTIRLLIKTGVLPAVQVVPRAPHQIRSADLMSEAVKSAMARKGRPCRVVDADMLPMFTDT; encoded by the coding sequence ATGACCGGCACTGATTTAATCCCGGCGCAACTGCTGAAGCGCAAGGCCGTCGTCTACGTGCGACAATCGACACAATCCCAGGTCATGACCAACCTGGAAAGCCAGCGGCGGCAATACGACCTCGTCGACAGCGCACGTCAGCACGGTTTCACCGATATCGAAGTCATCGACGATGATCTCGGACGATCCGCGAGCGGAACCGTTGCGCGGCCCGGCTTTGATCGCCTGGTCGCATCATTGTGCGCGGGCAAGGTGGGTGCCGTGCTGTGCCTCGATGCGTCAAGGCTCGCGCGAAATGGTCGCGACTGGCACCATCTGCTGGAACTGTGCGGGCTCGTTGAAGCCCGTGTCATCGATCATGATGGCGTGTACAATCCTTGCCAGCCCAACGACCGCCTACTCCTGGGAATGAAGGGCAGCATCAGCGAGTTCGAGCTCGGCGTTCTCAGGACGCGAATGCTCGATGCCGCGAGGTCGAAGGCGCGCCGCGGCGAATTGCGGTTGTCTGTCCCGTTCGGCTACATCTGGCACCGCGAAGCGGGCCTGGGACTCGATCCCGACTTACGCCTTCAGGAGGTAATCCGGCTCATCTTTGCGCGCTTCCGAGAGCTGGGCAGTGCGCGTCAGGTGCTGTTGTCTATGAAGGCCGATGGAATCCACTTCCCGCGGCCTTCGGACGAAGGCCGCATGACCAGCTTCACATGGTTACCTATCCGCTATCGCAACGTCATCGCCGTCCTCAAAAACCCCTTCTATGCAGGTGTTTACGTCTACGGGAAAAGCGAAAAGCGGACTACCATTGTCGATGGGCGAGCGCGGCGAAGCTACGGGCATGGCAAGCCGGTCGGAACCTGGGAGGTGTTCATCAAGGAGCACCACGAGGGCTACGTCAGCTGGGAAGAATACGAGCGCAACCAGAAGCAGCTGGCCCTCAACAACTATGGCCGCGCTGGCGGCGTAAAGTCAGGCCGAGGCGGCAAGGCACTGCTGTCAGGGATCATGACGTGCGGACGGTGCGGGCGGCGACTGAGCGTTGCTTACACCGGTAACCCGCAAAGTCGGCCAGTCTACCGCTGTGACAAGCCGAACCTGATGATGGGCTTACCTCGATGCATGACCTTTGGCGGTCTACGAGTGGATGCAGCAGTTGCGCGCGAACTGCTGCGCGCGGTAGAACCCTTGGCGATCGAAGCCGCGTTCGAGGCGGAGCGGATGAACCGGGAACGACAAGAAGAGCAGCGCCAGATCCTCGACCTGGAACTCCAGCAGGCGCGCTACGAGGCCAGCCTAGCCGAGCGCCGCTACGCAGCTTGTGATCCCGATAATCGCCTGATAGCGGCGCAGCTGGAGAAAAACTGGGAAATCGCGCTCCGTCGCGTGCGGGACTTGAAGGCTCGCCAGCCTGCGGAAGGGCCCTCGACCATCGAGGCCGATCCAAATGCCTTCGCCAATCTGGCGGAAAACCTGTCGGCGGCCTGGAACGCTCCGGATGTGACGATGCGCGCTCGCCAGCAAATGCTACGTACAATGATCGCCGACATCGTCGTCGATGTCGATGATGCCGTGCGTGACGTCGTGCTCACGATCCATTGGCGGGGCGGCCAGCACTCGGAACTGCGGGTTCGCAAGCCGAAAGCCGGCGAGCACGGTTGTGCAACAGCGGAGGATGCGCTGGAGGTGATGCGCAGCATGGCGGGCCGTTGGTCCGACGAGCATATCGCCGCGACGCTGAATCGGATGGGCTTGCCCACCGGCCAAGGCAAAACCTGGACGGCGCACCGGGTCTACTCTGTTCGGCGCGTGCGAGGGATCGATGCCTATCGGTCTGCGGTGAAAGACGGCGAATGGCTCACCATGACTGAGGCGGCCAAAGCGCTTGGCACCTCAAGCCATACGATAAGACTTCTCATCAAAACCGGCGTGCTTCCGGCAGTGCAGGTCGTACCGCGCGCACCGCATCAAATCCGCTCCGCCGATTTGATGTCGGAAGCGGTAAAATCTGCGATGGCCCGAAAGGGTCGCCCGTGTCGCGTTGTTGACGCGGACATGCTTCCAATGTTTACAGATACTTGA
- a CDS encoding MerR family transcriptional regulator, with amino-acid sequence MRIGELARAAGVKAETIRYYEREGVLASPPRTQANYRDYGPEHARRLNFIRRARDLGFSMTRIRELLELADDRSRACHAVDTLARAHLGEVNRKIADLEALRRELRRMLENCEQGTVGTCLVIEALAEGTEA; translated from the coding sequence ATGCGGATCGGTGAACTCGCCCGCGCGGCGGGCGTAAAAGCGGAAACCATCCGTTACTATGAACGCGAGGGCGTTCTCGCGTCCCCGCCCCGCACACAGGCCAACTATCGCGACTACGGTCCCGAGCACGCCCGGAGACTGAATTTCATTCGCCGCGCGCGCGACCTGGGGTTTTCCATGACGCGCATTCGCGAACTTCTCGAACTGGCCGACGACCGGTCGCGGGCCTGCCATGCGGTCGACACGCTGGCACGAGCGCACCTGGGCGAAGTCAACCGCAAGATTGCCGATCTGGAGGCTCTCCGAAGGGAACTGCGCCGGATGCTGGAAAACTGCGAGCAAGGAACGGTCGGCACCTGTCTGGTCATTGAAGCGCTCGCCGAGGGGACTGAAGCGTGA
- a CDS encoding cation diffusion facilitator family transporter produces the protein MEQSHGHAGHSHGEENLSDRQLIFAVAINVLLTVAQIIGGIVSGSLALIADALHNFSDAASLGLAWFARKIGRRPADKLMTFGYAQGEVVAALINLTTLLIIGFYLLVEAINRFADPQPVEGWTVIGVAGIALVIDLVTAFIVYRGSHDSINMKAAFLHNVSDALASVGVIVAGALILLYDLYIADLIITLIIAGYVIWQGVTLMPRTVRLLMGAVPDELEFDRIVLALEKLDGIDGVHHVHVWSIGEHHRALETHVTPEGASLEQFEKVKGRARSMLKEEFQIEHATFEACFETDCEADLVPAHQTAHPHEVGGPHQP, from the coding sequence ATGGAGCAATCCCACGGTCACGCCGGACATAGTCACGGCGAAGAAAATCTCAGCGATCGCCAGCTGATCTTTGCAGTGGCGATCAACGTTTTGCTTACAGTTGCCCAAATCATTGGCGGGATCGTCTCAGGGTCGCTCGCGCTCATAGCCGACGCCTTGCACAATTTCAGCGATGCGGCTTCGCTTGGCCTGGCCTGGTTCGCGCGCAAAATCGGGCGGCGACCCGCCGACAAACTTATGACCTTCGGTTATGCGCAAGGCGAAGTCGTCGCCGCACTCATCAACCTCACGACGCTGCTTATCATCGGCTTCTACCTGTTGGTGGAGGCAATCAACCGGTTCGCCGATCCCCAACCGGTCGAGGGATGGACCGTCATAGGCGTGGCGGGCATAGCGCTGGTCATCGATCTGGTGACTGCCTTCATCGTCTATCGCGGTTCGCATGACAGCATCAACATGAAGGCGGCCTTTCTGCACAACGTCTCCGATGCTCTCGCGTCGGTCGGTGTGATCGTTGCTGGCGCGCTGATCCTGCTATACGATCTCTACATCGCGGATCTGATCATCACCCTAATCATCGCCGGTTATGTCATCTGGCAGGGGGTGACCCTGATGCCGCGGACAGTCCGGCTCTTGATGGGCGCGGTTCCCGACGAGCTGGAGTTTGATCGGATCGTTTTGGCACTCGAAAAGTTGGATGGGATCGACGGAGTACATCATGTTCATGTTTGGTCGATCGGCGAGCATCACCGGGCGCTGGAAACGCATGTAACCCCTGAAGGCGCTTCACTTGAGCAATTCGAGAAAGTGAAGGGCCGGGCTAGGTCGATGTTGAAAGAAGAATTTCAAATTGAGCATGCGACATTCGAAGCGTGCTTTGAAACGGACTGCGAAGCCGATCTCGTTCCCGCGCATCAAACCGCACATCCGCATGAAGTTGGCGGACCCCATCAGCCTTAG
- the tnpA gene encoding IS66-like element accessory protein TnpA: protein MGQVTVFSGPERRRRWSEEERLRILSDAFAPGACVAEVCRRHDISSALIYTWRRKLREAGERASSLSEALPAPVFAEAVVDEDAAATSTVEHPVMIIDLPRGKRLSIYPAASPALVAAALKALR from the coding sequence ATGGGTCAGGTGACGGTGTTTTCGGGGCCAGAGCGGCGCCGACGTTGGAGCGAGGAAGAGCGGCTGCGGATACTTTCCGATGCTTTCGCGCCGGGCGCCTGCGTTGCCGAGGTGTGCCGACGTCACGATATTTCTTCGGCGCTGATCTACACCTGGCGGCGCAAGCTGCGCGAGGCAGGCGAACGGGCAAGCAGCTTATCCGAGGCGTTGCCGGCGCCGGTGTTTGCCGAAGCGGTGGTGGATGAGGACGCAGCGGCGACCAGCACGGTCGAGCACCCCGTGATGATCATTGATCTGCCGCGCGGCAAGCGGCTGAGCATTTATCCTGCGGCATCACCGGCGCTGGTTGCTGCCGCATTGAAGGCTCTGCGATGA
- a CDS encoding YnfA family protein, with amino-acid sequence MNAIWIYPLAALAEIAGCFAFWAWFRMDRSAWWLLPGVLALVLFAYLLARIEADAAGRAFAAYGGVYITASLGWLWLVEDTQPDRWDLLGALICLGGATVILFAPRVA; translated from the coding sequence GTGAACGCGATATGGATCTATCCCCTTGCCGCGCTCGCCGAGATTGCGGGGTGCTTTGCGTTCTGGGCCTGGTTCAGAATGGACAGGAGCGCCTGGTGGCTCCTTCCCGGAGTATTGGCGCTCGTGTTGTTCGCCTATCTCCTTGCTCGCATTGAGGCGGATGCTGCAGGGCGAGCCTTCGCCGCCTATGGCGGCGTCTATATCACCGCGTCGCTTGGCTGGCTCTGGCTCGTCGAAGATACACAGCCGGATCGCTGGGATCTGCTAGGAGCATTGATCTGCCTCGGCGGTGCCACAGTCATCCTTTTCGCGCCACGCGTGGCCTGA
- a CDS encoding cation transporter, with protein MGKNCCGPVEDVEANNDPLWRRILWIALILNAVMFSVEIVAGLAADSRALQADALDFLGDAANYAISLCVAGMALAWRACAAIAKAATMLAFGLWVLGSAIWGFFVGASPDAGTMGIIGTVALAVNLAVAAMLFRFRTGDANMRSVWICSRNDAIGNVAVLGAALGVFGTGRAWPDLVVAAIMASLAIWGSIEVFGQARGELRSA; from the coding sequence ATGGGAAAAAATTGCTGCGGTCCTGTCGAGGACGTCGAGGCGAATAATGATCCGCTGTGGCGCCGTATCCTGTGGATCGCTCTCATTCTCAATGCGGTTATGTTCAGCGTCGAAATCGTGGCGGGCCTTGCTGCTGATTCGCGTGCATTGCAGGCTGACGCACTCGATTTTCTGGGCGATGCGGCAAATTACGCCATAAGTCTCTGCGTTGCCGGAATGGCGCTTGCGTGGCGCGCTTGCGCAGCCATTGCCAAAGCAGCGACCATGCTGGCGTTCGGGCTATGGGTGCTTGGCTCCGCGATCTGGGGTTTCTTTGTCGGTGCCTCGCCGGACGCCGGGACCATGGGCATTATCGGAACCGTCGCGCTTGCGGTGAATCTCGCAGTTGCCGCGATGTTGTTCCGGTTTCGCACGGGTGATGCCAACATGCGCTCGGTGTGGATTTGCTCGCGCAACGACGCGATCGGCAATGTAGCGGTTCTGGGCGCGGCGCTGGGTGTCTTCGGAACCGGGCGCGCGTGGCCCGACCTGGTCGTGGCCGCCATTATGGCCAGCCTAGCAATTTGGGGCAGTATTGAGGTATTCGGTCAAGCGCGCGGTGAGTTGCGCTCTGCTTGA
- a CDS encoding cation diffusion facilitator family transporter has protein sequence MSGEGELNLDSAEKRRTLWIVFWLNVAIAIGFFITGVIGDSNALIANGLDNSSDAIVYALSLLALTRSRVWKRGAARFSGVMLLVFAGGVILDAIRRFMEGSDPIGGVMMVMALVAGAVNLWCLYLLKRLQNKDVNLRAATTFSLNDFVSNGGIIIAGIVVFFTGSNWPDLVVGIGVACIAIYGGIEILRDAHMDIHEEEGTEHEGWRK, from the coding sequence ATGAGCGGCGAAGGCGAACTCAACCTCGATTCGGCCGAAAAGCGCCGCACTCTCTGGATCGTTTTCTGGCTCAATGTGGCGATTGCGATAGGGTTTTTCATCACCGGGGTAATCGGCGATTCCAACGCGCTGATTGCCAATGGGCTCGACAATTCGTCGGACGCGATTGTCTATGCATTGAGCCTGCTTGCGCTCACCCGCTCCCGGGTCTGGAAGCGCGGAGCCGCGCGTTTTTCCGGGGTCATGCTGCTTGTGTTCGCAGGCGGTGTGATTCTCGATGCCATCCGGCGCTTCATGGAGGGTTCGGATCCGATCGGCGGCGTCATGATGGTGATGGCGCTGGTTGCCGGTGCGGTGAACCTCTGGTGCCTTTACCTGCTGAAACGTTTGCAGAATAAGGATGTCAATTTACGTGCAGCCACCACGTTCAGTTTGAATGATTTCGTTTCGAACGGCGGGATTATCATAGCGGGTATCGTAGTGTTTTTCACCGGATCGAATTGGCCCGATCTCGTCGTCGGGATCGGTGTGGCCTGCATAGCGATCTACGGCGGCATCGAGATCCTGCGCGATGCGCATATGGACATCCATGAGGAAGAGGGCACAGAGCACGAGGGCTGGCGCAAGTGA